TGATTCGGGAGAGGTGCTTTGTAAACTTGGCGGTTTATTGGTTGAAGTTAGAAAATACCAATCTGACGGCTGTTGGCTTATTGTCGGAATTGGCCTTAATGCGCAGAATGATTCTCAGCAATTGCCCATTGAAATGAATAATCCTGATAAGCCTGCTTTACTGAAATCTGGTTGTGGCTTTAACGATTATGATCAGGAGCATAATCTCGCTTTCTTTTCGGTCCTTATCGGCGAGCTGTGTGAACTAGCAGAGGTGTTTGCGCCGGGCTTCTTTAGCCAGCAGGTGGATGCATTTAAAAAGCTGGATTATTTTTCTGTCGGTCAAGAGCTATTTGTGTATGATACCGGCACTAGGAAGAAAGGGGTCTATCAGGGCATTGATGCTTCGGGAGAACTGTTAGTAAGCATTGATGGCCTTTTAACCAGATATCGTTCAGGATCAGTCTCAATTAGACCTTGTGAAAGCTATGAATAGAATTTTTATCGATATCGGCAACAGCCGTATCAAATATGCCATTTCTGAAGATGGCCATTATGAATATCTCGGCGCGGAACTTACCGAAGATTTTCTAAGCAATATAGATGAACTGCTATTTGCTGAATTTAATCAGATTGACGAAGTCTATTTTTCGACAGTCGGAAATCAACATATTGTCGAAGAGTTGAAGTCGCTGATCCATGAAGCGTGGCAGTTGATTCCGATTCAGTTGAGCACCCAGAAATCCTGTTGCGGACTGCAGTCTGGTTATAAGGATTTTCATAAGCTGGGCAGTGATCGCTGGATGGCGATGCTTGGCG
The genomic region above belongs to Thiomicrorhabdus xiamenensis and contains:
- a CDS encoding biotin--[acetyl-CoA-carboxylase] ligase, whose product is MLPSLAVINNALHASFPELELYLYESLDSTSTFLKSQEVIPSLCYCRQQSAGYGQRAANWQSGHEDLTFSLLLPFKVALHELDGLPQLIGVKVVECLNAFYALDAQLKWPNDVVKAVTSDSGEVLCKLGGLLVEVRKYQSDGCWLIVGIGLNAQNDSQQLPIEMNNPDKPALLKSGCGFNDYDQEHNLAFFSVLIGELCELAEVFAPGFFSQQVDAFKKLDYFSVGQELFVYDTGTRKKGVYQGIDASGELLVSIDGLLTRYRSGSVSIRPCESYE